In Deltaproteobacteria bacterium, the genomic window CCTTTGCCAATGCCACGGGCGGGGTGATTCTGATCGGCGTGACCGACGCGGGGAAGCTCGTTGGGGTGAATGACCACAACCGGCTGAAATCGGAGGTGCAGGCCATCGCTCGTTCGGCCGAGCCGCCCATTGCGGTGGAAGTCAAGAGCGTGGGCAAGATTTTGTGCGTTACGGTGCCGGAGCAGAACAGCAAGCCCTATTCGTTCGGGGGTAAGTTCTTTCTTCGCGAAGGGGCCACATCGCAGCAGATGTCTCGCGATGAGATTCGCGAATTTTTTTTCAAGGAAGGGCTGATCCATTTCGACGAAACCCCATGCCCGAGCTATGAGTTGGATAAGGACCTGACCTCGGAGATCTGGGTCCGCTTTGCCTCACGGGCAGGGATTCCCGGAAATCTGGATATGAAAACCGCCCTGCGCAACCTGCATCTGGTGAAAGACGGCAAGATGACCCATGCCGGTGCCTGGCTCCTATGTGACGACATCACCCGCTATACCTTGCGCGCCGGAGTGACCTGTGCCCTCTTCCGGGGAACGACCAATGTCCACATTCTCGACCGCCGGGATTTCACCGGCGATCTCTATTCCATCTATGAGGACTGCATGGCCTATATGCAGTCCAAACTGAATACCGCGCTGATACCCCACGCACGGGGGCGGGAAGAGCGACTGGAGTTGCCGGAAGAGGCATTGCGTGAGGCGCTGGTCAATGCCATGGCCAACCGGGATTACCGTTCCACCGCCAACGTGCAGGTGCATATCTATCATGATCGGCTGGAAATCATCACCCCGGGCGGGTTACCCGCCGGTATGAAGGAAGAAGAGTTCGGGCATAAAAGTGTACCGCGCAACCCGCTGTTGTTTGGCCTGTTCTACCGCATGGATCTGGTAGAACAGATCGGCAGCGGAATTCGGCGCATCCGCGACTTGTGCCGGGAGTATGGCGTGGTCAGGCCGAAATTTGATGTCTCGGAGAACTGGGTAACGGTGGCTTTCCCTCGATCGACCCCGCAAGTCACCCCGCAAGTTACCCCGCAAGTTACCCCGCAAGTCAGCAAGCTCATTAGTGCCATACAGGGTGAAATGAGCCGAGGTGAGATCATGGCAGCCTCAGACCTTAAGGATCGCATGCATTTTGTTAAAGAATACCTGCAGCCCGCACTTGATGCCGGTTTGATCGAGATGACGATCCCTCAAAAACCTACAAGCCGGATACAAAAGTACCGATTGACTGAAAAAGGGATACAAATGTGTCATACCCTGGTAGGAATTTAACGAAGAGTGAAACAAACAAGGTCTGACCATCCTGGGGGAATTGATAAAAAAGGAGAAATTAGAAAACGGCGGGGGAAATTTATTTTTGGAGTTCGCTCGCCAACTATTTTCAGTCATGGAATGATGTCAGGGAGGGAATCTCATGCCGGGCAAACTATTTAAAAATTTGGGGGTTGAATCCAAGGGTTTCACTTTCATCGAGATGCTCATTATCTTGGCGATACTTGCTATCCTGTCGGCAATTGCGGTTCCTAATTTTACCAGCCTTAAGTATAAACCCACAGCCCCCAAAAAGGTCTCGATTTTGGCCGCAGTGGACAAGGAACTCGCCAAGCTGGAATGGCAGCAGATGGCTTACACCGCTCCAAACCGTATGGAGATCGGCTCCACCTCCGAAGTCGAGGTTGCGCTCGATGGGAACAAAACCATCGACGAGCTGATTTGGCTTCTTGAGAATGCCGGGAAGGCCGAAGGCCAGCGAATTCAAGTTGCCGACCGGATGGAGGCGCGCTTAACCGGGAATGGTTTCGAGATCATTCCCACTACACCAGAGACACAACTTGTATCGACGACGCAGACAACAAGGTGGCAATGGCACCTGAGAGCGAAAGACCTCGGCAGGCAGAGGCTCTACCTTTCATTGAATGCTTTGCTTTCCGTAAACGGCAAAGATACAATGAAATCCGTGAGGACCTTTCAGCGGGAAATCTCCGTTCAAGTAACCTCGCTCCCGGGTACATGGGCATTTATAGAAAGATATTGGGCTTATTTGTCGGTTGCCCTTACTGCGATCATTATTCCGCTTTTGGTTTACTTGTGGAAGGGGAAAAATAAAGATACCAGGGCGAAACCGAAACGATAGAACAATTATCAAGCAGAGCATAAAATTGGTTGCATTCAATAAGTTGCGAACAAAAAAGTTACTTATGGGGGAGGAACCACGCCAGGAGATTGAATTTTCGAAAAAAGAATAAATGAAGGGGGTAAAAGGGACTTAAGCACCTTTTGCCCCTAAAAAGAAGTTTCTAAGCAGAACACTGATGCCGAGAGCAATCAAATATTTCGTTCCGGCGCAGTTCCGGCCTATTCCAATATAACCTCATTCCGAACGGAGGTCTGCATGAAAATTAAAGCCATCGAACTTTATCATGTCTCGGTTCCTCTGAAACACACCTTCTGGCCCACCTGGATACCCGGCTACCCGCAGACACACAACCGCTTCACCCTGATAAAAATAATCACCGATGAGGGCATCGAGGGCTATTCCGCGGGGATCGCCATGGGAAAAGAGAGAAGCGGGCTCGGCGATCTGCTGGGCGGATATCTTCTCGGCGCCGATCCCACGGATATTGACCGGATACAGAGCCTGCTCAAACAGGCCGGATTTCTGGGGTGGCGGAATTTCTGGATTGAACCGGCCTGCTGGGACATCATCGGCAAAAAAGAAGGGAAGCCCGTGTATGAACTCTTTGGCGGTAAGGCCAGACCGATTCAGGCCTATTGTTCAACCGGCGAAATGCATTCCCCGGAGAAACGGGTTGATGAACTCCTGGCCCTAAAAGAACGGGGCTTTAAAACGGCCAAGCTGCGGGTAAAGAATCATAGCCTCGAAGAAGATATTAAACTGATCAGTCGAATACGGAAAGGAGTGGGCAGCGCACTGACCCTTGGAGTCGATGTCAACCAGGGCTGGCTGGTGTCGATCATAGACCGGATTCCGGCCTGGGACCTGCAACGGGCCAGGGATTTTGCCGCCGCCTGCTACGATAATCAGATCGAATGGCTCGAAGAGCCCCTGGATTCCCGGGATTACGACGGTAATGCCGCCTTAAAAAAAGAATCCAGAGTCAAGATATCCGGGGCGGAGTTAAACTACGGCTGGGATGAAATTAAAATCATGTTCGAAAAGGATTGTTTTGATATTTATCAGCCCGATGCCTGTTTTGCCGGTGGTATGGCCCAGGTCAAGCAGGTTATCGATGCCTGTCATAAAAACAACCGGCTTTATTCTCCCCATACCTGGACCAATGGCATAGGATTTTATATCAACTGGAATATGGTCCTGAGTGATAATGGCAACAGCCTGCCGATTGAATATCCCTTGGAAGAACCGTCCTGGGTGCCGGAATTCCGTGAGGGAATCATTGCCCCCATTCTGCCGGACGAAAACGGCCTTCTCCAGCCCTTCAAAAGGCCGGGACTTGGTTTTGAAATAAACAACAGTCTGCTAAAGAAGTACGGAAAACGGTTTTTCAAGCTTACCGAGTTCGGGCTGAAGTTGAAAGTCATCCGGGAAAAAGGATTAAAAGAGGCCCTTAAACTCAAAAAAAGAAAGGAGGCCCCGACCGTTTAACCGTAGATTGGGACGTTGTTGGCCTGGTCCGATTCCACAACGGGATCAACTTTGAAATTAGATGCCACTGATGCACAATTTATTGTGCAAGTTCAGATTATTTTATCCAAACTCATCTTTATCGTCAAGCATAACTAATGAGATTAAAAGCACTAAGACCTATCGTCTTTGTGCCGTGTTTTCAGTCGATTCCTCATGGGAGTCGCAGGAATACAATTCATCCCGGAAATGGTCACATGGTGCAGGCAAACAATGTTTCGATCTAAAACCTCTAATTAAAGAAAACGAAATCAACGAGAAATAGGAAAAGGATAAAGCACAGTATGAAAGAAGCTGAGTTCGGGCATGAAAGCGTACCCAATGCCGAGAGCCAATAGATATTTCGTTTCAATTCGGAAATGGCATACCCTGGTTAAGTAACCGCTTGCTTTATACCTCATTTGGTGGTACATGTAAAAGTACAATAGGGGGTACGCTATGGGAAAGCTTATGAATATCCTTCCAGTTAGTGATTTGAGACAGGACGCGGCCAAGGTCCTGAAACAATTACGCGATAACAAGGAACCAATTATCATTACGCAAAGAGGGCGAGCCGCTGCCGTCATGATCGGTGTCGAGGCGTACGAGAGATCTGAACATGCTAAAGAGCTCCTGCACCTTTTAGCCAAGGGGGATAGGGAGATTGAAATAGGCGAGGGATATGATCTGGATACTGTTCTTGCTGAAGCCGATTCACTTTTAGCCAAGGCGCCATCGTGAAGGTCCGTTTTACCCCTTCTGCCCGAACCCAATTTTTTTCTGCCCTCTCATACATTCAACGGGATAAGCCTACAGCGGCAGTTAGTTTTCGAGATCGAGCCGAAAGAATCTTGCGAAGGCTTGAGGATTTTCCTGAATCTGGAAGAATCATACCGGAATTTCCAGAACTTCCTTACCGGGAGGTGATTATATCCCCCCACCGTTTTTTTTATAAAATCAAAACCGAAGTGATATGGATCGTTGCGGTGTGGCATGGTGCACAGCTCCCCAAAAAACCCACATTTTGAGCCCCAACCACTTCATCCTATCTGCAATGGGGGGGCGGACCACGTCAGTGGATTCAATTCACGAAGAAATGAATAAAGGAAATTAAAGCCATCGAACTTTACCATGTCGCTGTTCCCCTGAAACAACCTTCCGGCCCACCAGGAAATCCCTCTACCGGATTGTGGGGAGTCGATTTTTATTGACAGATCGGGAATTGGGGTCACCTATTAAAAGGCCTCTGTGAAACCGTCTGAAACCGGGTACTGCGTCTGAAACGTCTGCTGAAACCGGGTCGGACCCTGATTCCTTAATCGAGATTGGCAAAATATTTAAAGTGGATTATAGTACGGTGAGTCAAACCAGAAAGAGATTGGCAGGGAAAATAAAAAAGGAGAAAGACCATATTACCTTGCGACCCGATAGGGGGGACGGATGGTGAAAAAGAGATTCATAGCCCATCGGACTGCCGGGTGGAGAAAATTTTCTATTGTGAAGGGAACCAGGCGACCGGAATGAAGGACTTGGACCATTTTCACGCCCAATTCCCGGGCCTGCTGATGCTGCCTGGTGCTTAACCGCCGCAGAAAGTAAAGCCGTTGCCAGTCCTGCTCGGTTTGCGGCAGGCGTTCGAGATCGGCGCCGGCATAAATGTCCCCGGTCCACTGTCCGTGAAGCATCAAAGGGGCATTGCTCTTAAGCCAAGGCGTCCCGTCATCGCAGAACTTCCTTAAACGTTCGGGCATGCCGCCGGCGCTTGATATGGCGCCCAGTGCCCGGATTTTGTTGTTGATGCGTGTTTTGATGCTCATGCACCCGAAGAGAGGACTTGCAGGCCGCGCCACCCGCCAGGATAAACGCTCCCAGAAAACCGTCATCAGGCCGGTCACAAACCCATTATGAACCGGAGAGGCAAAAAGGACGCCGTCCGCTTCAACGATGCGGTCGATAATCTCATTCATATCGTCTTTCTGACTACAGGGAGCAACCCCTTCGCCGGTAAAACTATAACATTTAAGGCAGTTGGTGCAGTACCCTATGGTTCGATCGCGGAGCATAATCATATCCGCTTCCTCGCCGCCGGACCGGACGCCTTCGAGGAAGGAGCGCACCAGGCCGGTGGTCGTTCCTTCAGAACGATAAGTGCCGTTGATAGCCAGAATTTTCATATTCCCTCCTTCTAAAGAATGGCATTGGTTTCTGTCTTATGCTTCCCGTGATCGATACTTCCTAATCCTTCTTCCCTTTTGCAGCTGCCCTGGACAAATTCCACAGGTTCCTATCGTCTGTGGTTCTTCGTTTCGGACATAGGATTATCGTATTTTTTTAAGAATATCAGGAAATTTCATGATAAGCAACCTAAGAAAAAGAAATTTCCGGAGTAACTACTTAAATTCATTTCAAAACAAAAGTCTCCTTTAATATTGGCCGGTGCCATCCTCGGGGATTATTAGGGGCTGAACCATGTCCCCAGTACCCTGTAGAAAAAATTGATTTGTCTTCAATGAGTTGTTATAATCCGACTATATAAACTGATTCTAATGTCTTACCAATTTCCCCTGAGTACATTACGGATAACTTGTATTTATTCTTATGGACAAAGAAATAATGAGTAAAGAAGTAATAAGCGATGTTTTCAAGGCTACTCCCTATCTTTTGAAAATGCCAGCCAATAGAATGTGGATCGACTATGATCAGGAAGCCGATGTCCTTTATATCAGCTTTAAGAGACCACAGAAGGCCACGGATTCCGAGATGTTGGAAAATGGGATCTTAGTTCGTTATCGTGGGGGCCAGGTTGTAGGGTTAACTATTTTGGAGGCC contains:
- a CDS encoding mandelate racemase/muconate lactonizing enzyme family protein encodes the protein MKIKAIELYHVSVPLKHTFWPTWIPGYPQTHNRFTLIKIITDEGIEGYSAGIAMGKERSGLGDLLGGYLLGADPTDIDRIQSLLKQAGFLGWRNFWIEPACWDIIGKKEGKPVYELFGGKARPIQAYCSTGEMHSPEKRVDELLALKERGFKTAKLRVKNHSLEEDIKLISRIRKGVGSALTLGVDVNQGWLVSIIDRIPAWDLQRARDFAAACYDNQIEWLEEPLDSRDYDGNAALKKESRVKISGAELNYGWDEIKIMFEKDCFDIYQPDACFAGGMAQVKQVIDACHKNNRLYSPHTWTNGIGFYINWNMVLSDNGNSLPIEYPLEEPSWVPEFREGIIAPILPDENGLLQPFKRPGLGFEINNSLLKKYGKRFFKLTEFGLKLKVIREKGLKEALKLKKRKEAPTV
- a CDS encoding flavodoxin family protein: MKILAINGTYRSEGTTTGLVRSFLEGVRSGGEEADMIMLRDRTIGYCTNCLKCYSFTGEGVAPCSQKDDMNEIIDRIVEADGVLFASPVHNGFVTGLMTVFWERLSWRVARPASPLFGCMSIKTRINNKIRALGAISSAGGMPERLRKFCDDGTPWLKSNAPLMLHGQWTGDIYAGADLERLPQTEQDWQRLYFLRRLSTRQHQQARELGVKMVQVLHSGRLVPFTIENFLHPAVRWAMNLFFTIRPPYRVAR
- a CDS encoding putative DNA binding domain-containing protein, which translates into the protein FANATGGVILIGVTDAGKLVGVNDHNRLKSEVQAIARSAEPPIAVEVKSVGKILCVTVPEQNSKPYSFGGKFFLREGATSQQMSRDEIREFFFKEGLIHFDETPCPSYELDKDLTSEIWVRFASRAGIPGNLDMKTALRNLHLVKDGKMTHAGAWLLCDDITRYTLRAGVTCALFRGTTNVHILDRRDFTGDLYSIYEDCMAYMQSKLNTALIPHARGREERLELPEEALREALVNAMANRDYRSTANVQVHIYHDRLEIITPGGLPAGMKEEEFGHKSVPRNPLLFGLFYRMDLVEQIGSGIRRIRDLCREYGVVRPKFDVSENWVTVAFPRSTPQVTPQVTPQVTPQVSKLISAIQGEMSRGEIMAASDLKDRMHFVKEYLQPALDAGLIEMTIPQKPTSRIQKYRLTEKGIQMCHTLVGI
- a CDS encoding type II toxin-antitoxin system Phd/YefM family antitoxin — translated: MGKLMNILPVSDLRQDAAKVLKQLRDNKEPIIITQRGRAAAVMIGVEAYERSEHAKELLHLLAKGDREIEIGEGYDLDTVLAEADSLLAKAPS
- a CDS encoding type II toxin-antitoxin system RelE/ParE family toxin encodes the protein MKVRFTPSARTQFFSALSYIQRDKPTAAVSFRDRAERILRRLEDFPESGRIIPEFPELPYREVIISPHRFFYKIKTEVIWIVAVWHGAQLPKKPTF
- a CDS encoding DUF2283 domain-containing protein codes for the protein MSKEVISDVFKATPYLLKMPANRMWIDYDQEADVLYISFKRPQKATDSEMLENGILVRYRGGQVVGLTILEASKRDKKNAKRKALKPPFGHLSPMPGN
- a CDS encoding prepilin-type N-terminal cleavage/methylation domain-containing protein translates to MPGKLFKNLGVESKGFTFIEMLIILAILAILSAIAVPNFTSLKYKPTAPKKVSILAAVDKELAKLEWQQMAYTAPNRMEIGSTSEVEVALDGNKTIDELIWLLENAGKAEGQRIQVADRMEARLTGNGFEIIPTTPETQLVSTTQTTRWQWHLRAKDLGRQRLYLSLNALLSVNGKDTMKSVRTFQREISVQVTSLPGTWAFIERYWAYLSVALTAIIIPLLVYLWKGKNKDTRAKPKR